From a single Pirellulales bacterium genomic region:
- a CDS encoding class I SAM-dependent methyltransferase, whose translation MALPKDPTLYPPSRWALHSVYQPLPFSPAYLETLQAMQNDPHAPGHSDAGIRNLLFSLTLSFKPDSILELGTHIGSAAIVLGEALRLNDFGKVYTVEPTNECHAKASGYVKRAGLEKQVTCIKGFSYEESVRKQLAQAAPFEIIYVDACHDFDAVFAEIQYFSTILRDDGLMIFHDTSLHAQSYDTKNQGGVRRAIVEACGRAPELVPIFFEWPYWLNNCGAAMVCKQSIVNREAFASRQGLENFVGPGPQHTRMAGPAGLRRVARRLLRRGV comes from the coding sequence ATGGCCCTACCCAAGGATCCGACGCTTTACCCACCGTCGCGCTGGGCGCTGCACTCGGTCTATCAACCGCTGCCGTTTTCGCCTGCGTACTTGGAAACGCTGCAGGCCATGCAGAACGACCCGCACGCGCCTGGCCACTCGGACGCGGGCATTCGCAATCTGCTGTTCAGCTTGACGTTGTCGTTCAAGCCCGACTCGATCCTGGAACTGGGCACGCATATCGGCTCGGCCGCGATCGTCCTCGGCGAAGCGCTGCGGTTGAACGATTTCGGCAAGGTGTACACCGTCGAGCCGACGAACGAGTGTCATGCCAAGGCCAGTGGTTACGTCAAGCGGGCTGGACTGGAGAAGCAGGTGACCTGCATCAAGGGGTTCAGCTACGAGGAGTCGGTTCGTAAGCAGCTCGCGCAGGCCGCGCCATTTGAAATCATTTACGTCGACGCCTGTCATGACTTCGACGCCGTGTTCGCCGAGATTCAATACTTCAGCACGATTCTGCGTGACGATGGCCTGATGATCTTCCACGACACGTCGCTGCACGCCCAATCGTACGACACCAAGAACCAAGGAGGCGTGCGGCGGGCCATCGTCGAGGCCTGTGGCCGGGCGCCGGAGTTGGTGCCGATCTTCTTCGAGTGGCCGTACTGGTTGAACAACTGCGGCGCCGCAATGGTGTGCAAGCAATCGATCGTCAATCGCGAAGCCTTCGCCTCGCGGCAAGGTCTGGAGAATTTCGTGGGGCCCGGCCCGCAACATACGCGCATGGCGGGCCCGGCCGGGTTGCGCCGCGTTGCAAGGCGGTTGCTGCGGCGTGGAGTTTAG
- a CDS encoding GHMP kinase: MIISRTPLRISFAGGGSDFKEFYAQHGGAVLSVAIRKYVYLSLHPMFHRQKIFLKYSESELVDSVAAIRHRIIREVFSLYSISGVDFNSSADVPAGTGLGGSSAFTVGLIQLCNAYTNQVMYRRDIAEQACHVEIERLASPIGKQDQYAATFGGMNYFRFRSDGRVDVQPIFLDGVTRARLQSRLRMFYLGETRAANSVLAEQQKNLAEDARVVANVKRMVRLADELRVSVGNGHLDEFGDMLHTGWMYKKEMARTICNDRINHFYDLAMKNGALGGKLLGAGQGGFLLFYVPESEQDRLRRALAELDECEVEFDDAGTTIIYDDRSHMPDLAKVA; this comes from the coding sequence ATGATTATTTCACGCACGCCACTGCGCATCAGCTTTGCCGGGGGAGGAAGCGACTTCAAGGAATTCTACGCCCAGCATGGTGGCGCCGTGCTGAGCGTGGCGATTCGCAAGTATGTGTACCTGTCGCTACACCCGATGTTTCATCGTCAGAAGATCTTTTTGAAATACTCCGAGAGTGAGCTGGTTGACTCGGTGGCGGCCATTCGCCACCGCATCATTCGCGAAGTCTTCAGCCTGTACAGCATCAGCGGCGTCGATTTCAACTCGAGCGCCGATGTGCCGGCCGGCACGGGGCTCGGGGGCTCGTCGGCGTTCACCGTTGGATTAATCCAGCTGTGCAACGCCTACACGAACCAGGTGATGTACCGCCGCGACATCGCCGAGCAGGCGTGCCACGTCGAAATTGAGCGGCTCGCCTCGCCGATCGGCAAGCAGGATCAATACGCCGCCACGTTCGGCGGCATGAACTACTTTCGTTTTCGCAGCGATGGCCGCGTGGATGTGCAGCCGATCTTCCTCGACGGCGTGACGCGGGCCCGCCTGCAATCGCGGCTGCGGATGTTCTACCTGGGCGAAACCCGCGCCGCGAACAGCGTGCTGGCCGAGCAGCAAAAGAACCTGGCCGAAGATGCCCGCGTCGTCGCCAACGTCAAACGCATGGTGCGGCTGGCGGACGAGCTGCGCGTCTCGGTCGGCAACGGCCACCTCGACGAATTCGGCGACATGCTGCACACCGGCTGGATGTACAAAAAGGAAATGGCGCGCACGATCTGCAACGATCGGATCAACCATTTCTACGACCTGGCCATGAAAAACGGCGCGCTCGGCGGCAAATTGCTCGGAGCGGGCCAGGGCGGCTTCCTGCTGTTCTATGTGCCCGAGTCCGAGCAGGATCGTCTGCGCCGGGCACTGGCCGAGTTGGATGAATGCGAAGTCGAATTCGACGACGCCGGCACCACGATCATTTACGACGACCGATCCCACATGCCTGACCTGGCCAAGGTGGCTTAG
- a CDS encoding HAD-IIIA family hydrolase: MKLVIIAGGKGTRLGTANVPKPMTKIGDRSVLEHQLALAKRYGIREVIVISGHLANMTFDHLRDGATRGMRITHLIEPYPLGTAGSLALAKHLLTDRFLVFYGDVMLDMDLGRLIAFDRESHALATLVVHPNDHPQDSDLVEIDDQARIVAWHKKPRPTGTCHRNVVNAGVYVCSPEIFQHLAFGESSDFGRDVFPALIARGQLVAAYNSAEFVKDMGTPDRLAEIDHAYRTGRIARMNRAHRRRAIFLDRDGVVLNFVDHLAKPDDVVLARGAAEAIRQINDSEHLAVMVTNQPMLAKGMLTHEGLERIHARMETLLAAECGAYLDMIYHCPHHPERGFDGEVATLKIDCDCRKPKPGMLLEAARQLNVDLPGSWMIGDTDADLLAGQKAGCQTILIDPRPARTARGGVAADLSSAVQLILGKTAEIARGKVA; encoded by the coding sequence ATGAAACTGGTCATCATCGCTGGCGGCAAGGGCACCCGTCTCGGCACGGCAAACGTTCCCAAGCCGATGACGAAAATCGGCGATCGCAGCGTGCTCGAACATCAATTGGCCCTCGCGAAACGTTACGGCATCCGCGAGGTGATCGTGATCTCGGGGCACCTGGCCAACATGACTTTCGATCATTTGCGCGACGGCGCCACGCGCGGCATGAGGATCACACACCTGATCGAGCCCTATCCGTTGGGCACGGCCGGCAGCCTGGCACTAGCCAAGCACTTGCTCACGGATCGCTTTCTGGTGTTTTACGGCGACGTGATGCTCGACATGGACCTGGGACGGCTCATCGCCTTCGATCGCGAATCGCACGCGCTTGCGACCTTGGTCGTGCATCCGAACGACCATCCGCAAGACAGTGATCTCGTGGAAATCGACGATCAGGCGCGCATCGTGGCATGGCACAAAAAGCCCCGCCCCACGGGCACGTGCCACCGCAACGTGGTCAACGCGGGCGTATACGTGTGCTCTCCCGAGATTTTCCAGCACCTGGCCTTTGGCGAATCGTCGGACTTCGGCCGCGACGTCTTTCCGGCGCTAATCGCACGCGGGCAGTTGGTCGCCGCTTACAACTCGGCCGAGTTCGTCAAAGACATGGGCACGCCCGACCGGCTCGCCGAGATCGACCATGCTTATCGCACGGGGCGCATCGCGCGCATGAACCGGGCGCACCGGCGACGGGCGATCTTTCTCGATCGCGACGGCGTGGTGCTGAACTTCGTCGATCACCTGGCTAAGCCTGACGATGTCGTGCTGGCACGCGGCGCGGCCGAGGCGATCCGCCAGATCAATGACAGCGAACACCTGGCCGTTATGGTCACCAACCAGCCGATGCTGGCCAAGGGAATGCTGACCCACGAAGGACTCGAGCGAATACACGCACGCATGGAGACGTTGCTGGCCGCTGAGTGTGGCGCTTACCTGGACATGATCTATCACTGCCCGCACCATCCCGAGCGCGGCTTCGACGGCGAGGTGGCCACGCTGAAGATCGATTGCGATTGCCGCAAACCGAAGCCGGGCATGCTGCTCGAGGCGGCGCGGCAATTGAACGTCGATTTGCCAGGATCGTGGATGATCGGCGATACCGATGCGGATCTGCTGGCGGGCCAAAAGGCCGGCTGCCAGACGATCCTGATCGATCCGCGGCCGGCGCGCACGGCGCGTGGCGGCGTGGCCGCGGACCTCTCCTCGGCCGTGCAGTTGATCCTTGGCAAGACGGCCGAAATCGCGCGGGGGAAAGTCGCATGA
- a CDS encoding NAD-dependent epimerase/dehydratase family protein, which translates to MHILVTGGAGFIGSHLIEALLALGHDVAAVDNFSLGSHEQLAHLAGQPRFRLHPLDILDAAAFGAVMGSENFDCVFHLAANSDIARSHDDPGVDFRNTLETTYTVLTAMRTHGVKQIVFASTSAIYGDAACALDENHGPLLPVSHYGAAKLASEAFISSFVANYGMQAWIARFANIVGERATHGALFDFINRLRRDPDHLPVRGNGEQAKPYLYVKELVEALLFIWQNADDPLNVFNVGVDSRTSVKQIVRTVTDEMRVAPEVHYEKSATGWVGDVAQVRYRVDKLGALGWHARRTSDEAVQCAVRAMLETSS; encoded by the coding sequence ATGCACATTCTGGTAACCGGCGGAGCCGGTTTCATTGGCAGCCATCTGATCGAGGCGCTCTTGGCGCTCGGGCATGACGTCGCGGCGGTCGACAATTTCTCGCTGGGGAGCCATGAGCAGCTTGCGCACCTCGCTGGACAACCGCGCTTTCGCTTGCACCCGCTCGACATTCTGGACGCCGCCGCTTTCGGCGCGGTGATGGGCAGCGAAAACTTCGATTGCGTATTCCATCTGGCTGCCAACTCGGATATCGCGCGCAGCCACGACGACCCGGGCGTCGATTTCCGTAACACGCTGGAAACAACGTACACCGTGCTCACGGCGATGCGCACGCATGGCGTGAAGCAGATCGTGTTCGCCTCGACGTCAGCGATCTACGGCGACGCGGCCTGTGCGCTCGATGAAAATCACGGCCCGCTCTTGCCCGTATCGCACTACGGCGCAGCGAAGCTGGCCAGCGAGGCTTTTATTTCCAGTTTCGTGGCCAATTATGGCATGCAGGCCTGGATCGCCCGGTTTGCCAATATTGTCGGCGAGCGGGCCACGCACGGCGCGCTTTTCGACTTTATCAACCGGCTGCGTCGCGACCCTGACCATTTGCCGGTGCGCGGCAACGGCGAGCAGGCAAAGCCTTATCTGTACGTCAAGGAACTCGTCGAGGCGCTCTTGTTCATCTGGCAAAACGCCGATGACCCCTTGAACGTCTTTAACGTCGGCGTCGATTCGCGCACCAGCGTCAAGCAAATCGTACGCACCGTGACCGACGAGATGCGCGTTGCCCCCGAAGTGCATTATGAGAAGAGCGCCACGGGCTGGGTGGGGGACGTGGCACAGGTCCGTTATCGCGTCGACAAGTTGGGGGCGTTGGGTTGGCACGCGCGGCGTACGTCGGACGAAGCCGTGCAATGTGCCGTGCGCGCCATGCTGGAGACATCATCATGA
- a CDS encoding glycosyltransferase, with product MSVNSHNIDRATRPGGRRPGLRARVRQLRDSLLPLGSPRRERVKHLRDVLLHGWWKYRQGTASSRANREVLSVMESPVSQLSGSSLRLVLFFAGGGTGESFRYRVQNVIAGLHGEGVLGKVFDSSHPIELDILGLADLIVVFRSIKTPALAEVLAEARRLKIPVVFDVDDLVFEPESIHHVDGIRGYSPEQVAEYRRGVCGYREMLLEADAATCTTSFLKERIERLGKPAHVIPNTINDEQLAVARQWPATKAESPRTRIGYFSGSATHNKDFLEAAGAVARVMRERPEVEFLIVGPLELPADFAGFESRIIRKRFMSPLDMLRELATVDINIAPLELDNPFTAGKSELKIFEAALVGVPTVASATDSYGQCITHGKDGFVAATPAEWFAALDRLVADRKLRIEMGRAATARFVPRFSIHSCAAAIVDVYHTIIEAANDGPCDLNCLDIAWIVPQPSAGSGGHRNIYRAAKKLSEFGHRVTLYHTETQDDSTKEFVCQNFYDLSEVDFVRYRGTTGRHDVCFATHWSTAYCLQANRHRVRHPFYFVQDFEPMFYPMGSEYILAENTYRLGFTHVTSGPWPKTVLEREYSRDAHEFYFPIDTSIYGPGTRTVRHRRVLFFARPEWNRRCYELGIAMLAQFARRNPDVEIVLYGSSKIESETVPFPHANLQMLPSLQALAELYRNADLGIVFSTTNPSLVPYEMMACGLAVADIGRDAAAVNYGGEENIFLLNPSPDLMAREVQQILADDVERARRAANGMAYVQGFPDEVGMARRIEEIVRQTIRKAHRRAKLAAHGPIGPPGKIIRDAAA from the coding sequence GTGTCCGTAAATTCGCACAATATCGATCGAGCAACTCGCCCGGGCGGTCGTCGTCCCGGCTTGCGCGCGAGGGTGCGCCAACTGCGCGACTCGCTTTTGCCACTCGGTTCGCCGCGGCGCGAACGGGTGAAGCATCTTCGCGATGTGCTACTCCACGGCTGGTGGAAATACCGGCAAGGCACGGCCAGCAGCCGCGCCAATCGCGAAGTCCTCTCGGTCATGGAAAGCCCGGTCAGCCAATTGTCGGGCAGCAGCCTGCGCTTGGTTTTGTTCTTCGCCGGCGGCGGCACCGGCGAGTCGTTCCGCTACCGGGTGCAAAACGTGATCGCAGGCTTGCACGGCGAAGGCGTGCTCGGCAAGGTGTTCGACTCTTCGCATCCGATCGAGCTCGACATCCTTGGGCTCGCCGATTTGATCGTTGTCTTTCGCTCGATCAAAACGCCGGCCCTGGCGGAAGTGCTGGCCGAGGCGCGGCGGCTGAAGATTCCGGTCGTCTTCGACGTCGACGACCTGGTGTTCGAGCCGGAAAGCATCCATCATGTCGACGGCATTCGCGGCTACTCGCCCGAGCAAGTCGCCGAGTATCGGCGCGGCGTGTGCGGCTATCGCGAGATGCTGCTCGAGGCCGACGCGGCGACCTGCACGACAAGCTTCTTGAAAGAACGCATCGAGCGGCTGGGAAAACCGGCCCACGTCATTCCGAACACGATCAACGACGAGCAATTGGCCGTCGCGCGGCAGTGGCCCGCCACAAAGGCGGAATCGCCGAGAACGCGGATCGGCTATTTCTCGGGCTCGGCCACGCACAATAAAGACTTTCTTGAAGCCGCCGGCGCCGTGGCCCGCGTGATGCGCGAGCGGCCTGAGGTGGAATTCCTGATCGTGGGGCCATTGGAATTGCCGGCCGACTTCGCGGGCTTCGAGAGCCGGATCATTCGCAAGCGGTTCATGTCCCCCTTGGACATGTTGCGCGAGCTGGCGACGGTCGACATCAATATCGCGCCGCTGGAACTCGACAATCCCTTCACCGCCGGCAAGAGCGAGCTGAAGATCTTCGAGGCGGCCCTCGTCGGTGTGCCGACCGTCGCGTCGGCGACCGATAGCTACGGCCAGTGCATCACGCACGGCAAGGATGGCTTCGTTGCGGCCACCCCGGCCGAATGGTTCGCGGCGCTCGATCGCCTGGTCGCCGACCGCAAGCTACGCATCGAGATGGGACGCGCAGCCACGGCCCGTTTCGTACCGCGATTCTCGATTCATTCCTGCGCCGCGGCAATCGTGGACGTTTATCACACGATCATCGAGGCGGCGAACGACGGCCCCTGCGACTTGAATTGCTTGGACATCGCCTGGATCGTGCCGCAGCCTTCGGCCGGCTCGGGCGGACATCGCAACATCTATCGCGCGGCCAAGAAGCTGAGCGAATTCGGCCATCGCGTCACGCTGTACCACACCGAGACCCAAGACGATTCGACGAAAGAATTCGTCTGCCAGAACTTCTACGACCTGTCGGAGGTGGATTTCGTGCGCTATCGCGGCACGACCGGGCGTCACGACGTCTGCTTCGCCACGCACTGGTCAACGGCCTACTGCCTGCAGGCGAATCGCCACCGCGTTCGCCATCCGTTCTACTTCGTGCAAGATTTCGAGCCGATGTTCTACCCCATGGGTTCGGAGTACATCCTGGCCGAGAACACGTATCGGCTGGGGTTCACGCACGTCACGAGTGGCCCGTGGCCCAAGACGGTGCTGGAGCGCGAGTACAGCCGGGACGCCCACGAGTTTTATTTTCCGATCGATACGTCGATCTACGGACCAGGGACGCGCACGGTGCGGCACCGGCGCGTATTGTTCTTCGCGCGTCCGGAGTGGAATCGCCGCTGCTACGAGCTGGGGATCGCGATGCTGGCCCAGTTCGCGCGGCGCAATCCCGACGTGGAAATCGTGCTGTACGGCTCGTCGAAGATCGAGAGCGAAACGGTTCCGTTTCCGCACGCCAACTTGCAGATGCTGCCGAGCTTGCAGGCGCTGGCCGAGCTTTATCGCAATGCGGATCTGGGAATTGTCTTCTCGACGACCAATCCCAGCCTGGTGCCGTACGAGATGATGGCCTGCGGTCTGGCCGTAGCCGACATCGGGCGTGACGCCGCGGCCGTGAATTATGGCGGTGAAGAGAACATCTTTTTGCTGAATCCCTCGCCCGACCTGATGGCTCGCGAGGTGCAGCAGATTCTGGCAGACGACGTCGAGCGTGCCCGCCGCGCCGCCAATGGCATGGCTTACGTCCAAGGGTTTCCGGATGAGGTGGGGATGGCGCGGCGCATCGAGGAAATCGTCCGGCAAACGATTCGCAAAGCACACCGGCGGGCGAAACTCGCCGCTCATGGCCCGATAGGGCCGCCAGGAAAAATTATCCGCGACGCGGCCGCCTAA
- a CDS encoding class I SAM-dependent methyltransferase yields MSHLDSPVGTPHLGVTDFAAPAEAEATRGRQTHLEFLRALHARLAPRFYLEIGIRHGNSLVLANCRALGVDPAPEIGALLAATIQVVSQTSDDFFAQRADDLLSAGLDLAFIDGMHWFEFALRDFLNIERRAHPGTVVVFDDIFPGHPWQAARDRRTRVWTGDIWKIVVCLRKYRPDLLLIPCDTWPTGMLLVLGLDVANHTLSRQYDRLVQEFVELDDGHIPACVLSRQDAWAPDDPRIGTLLADVREARESANPRSAIQTIVAAFRAAV; encoded by the coding sequence GTGTCGCACCTTGATTCTCCGGTTGGCACGCCGCATCTCGGCGTCACGGACTTCGCCGCGCCTGCGGAGGCTGAGGCGACGCGTGGCCGTCAGACCCACCTGGAATTCCTCCGCGCGCTGCACGCCCGGCTTGCGCCACGGTTCTATCTCGAGATCGGCATCCGGCACGGCAACAGCCTGGTCTTGGCCAATTGCCGGGCCCTGGGCGTCGACCCCGCTCCCGAGATCGGCGCCTTGCTCGCCGCGACCATACAGGTCGTTTCTCAAACCAGCGATGATTTCTTTGCGCAGCGTGCCGACGATCTATTGTCCGCAGGTTTGGACCTGGCCTTTATCGACGGCATGCACTGGTTCGAGTTTGCCCTGCGCGATTTTCTGAACATCGAGCGGCGCGCGCACCCAGGGACGGTCGTCGTCTTCGACGACATTTTTCCTGGGCACCCTTGGCAGGCCGCGCGCGACCGTCGCACGCGCGTGTGGACCGGCGACATCTGGAAAATCGTGGTCTGTTTGCGCAAGTACCGCCCTGACTTGCTTTTGATTCCCTGCGACACGTGGCCGACCGGCATGCTGCTGGTGCTCGGACTTGACGTGGCGAACCACACCTTGTCGCGCCAGTACGACAGGCTCGTGCAGGAGTTTGTCGAACTCGATGATGGGCACATTCCTGCCTGCGTGCTTTCGCGCCAAGACGCCTGGGCGCCTGATGATCCTCGAATCGGGACACTGCTCGCGGATGTTCGCGAAGCGCGTGAGTCCGCCAACCCACGTTCGGCCATTCAAACGATTGTGGCGGCGTTTCGCGCCGCGGTTTGA
- a CDS encoding glycosyltransferase family A protein, protein MQPLRLSVIVVAYNMERELPRTLRSLGPTMQLRIAPEDYEILVVDNGSSPPVDIRAYSAWCRNVEIMRIENPRISPAGAINKALRRARGQLIGVMIDGARIASPGLLANALAAARLCPRPVIASLGFHLGPEVQMQSVAKGYNQQVEDGLLANARWHEDGYRLFDISVFAGSSAAGWFRPVSESNALFLHAADWQELGGFDEGFAAAGGGLVNLDTYVRACELPDSQLIVLLGEGTFHQVHGGVATNASTSPWSEFHAEYMRLRGKEFCMPVAEPWYFGQVRPQALDSIARSAEMARPTR, encoded by the coding sequence ATGCAGCCCTTGCGCCTTTCCGTGATTGTCGTTGCCTATAACATGGAGCGCGAACTGCCCCGGACGCTTCGCTCGCTTGGGCCTACGATGCAATTGCGTATCGCGCCCGAGGATTATGAAATCCTGGTGGTCGACAATGGTTCGTCGCCGCCGGTGGATATCCGTGCGTATTCCGCGTGGTGCAGGAATGTCGAGATTATGCGCATCGAAAACCCGCGCATTTCACCGGCGGGCGCCATCAACAAAGCGCTTCGGCGCGCGCGAGGACAGTTGATCGGCGTGATGATCGATGGCGCACGCATCGCGTCGCCCGGCTTGCTTGCCAACGCGCTGGCCGCGGCGCGGCTCTGCCCGCGCCCCGTGATCGCCTCGCTCGGCTTTCACCTGGGACCGGAGGTGCAGATGCAGAGCGTCGCCAAGGGGTACAACCAACAAGTCGAAGACGGCCTGCTCGCGAATGCTCGCTGGCACGAAGATGGTTATCGGTTGTTCGATATCTCGGTATTCGCGGGCTCATCGGCGGCGGGCTGGTTTCGACCGGTCTCGGAATCGAACGCGTTGTTTTTGCACGCCGCCGACTGGCAAGAACTGGGCGGCTTCGACGAAGGCTTTGCCGCGGCCGGTGGCGGACTGGTGAATCTCGATACCTACGTCCGCGCGTGCGAATTGCCCGACAGCCAGTTGATCGTTCTATTGGGCGAAGGGACCTTTCACCAGGTGCATGGAGGTGTGGCAACTAACGCGAGCACGTCGCCGTGGAGTGAATTTCACGCTGAATACATGCGACTGCGCGGCAAAGAGTTTTGCATGCCCGTGGCCGAGCCTTGGTACTTCGGGCAGGTTCGGCCGCAGGCGCTCGATTCGATCGCGCGATCAGCCGAGATGGCCAGGCCCACGCGCTAG
- a CDS encoding sulfotransferase: MSRCLVVLGMHRSGTSCVTRMLHHLGVYLGENYCTEPMASNLIGHWEARDVVAINDEILSQSGGTWQNVPASLAWNTDCENRMSRLLAQFAARPLFGWKDPRTTITFPAWQRHLPDYALLACVRHPWAVAQSLAVRDGLDLEEGLRLWTIYNQHLLRHVATAKHVFWFPYDQSQAVVHAHLQRLCEHLQLRWNCETAALFNPYLCHNRVDDRELVGTEALSLYEKLVNMSRASLGAQTDAWTPPISVISDSLPDKPLLGEQNIAVSREQTLHEVLRQVNAAQQMQTRRMQALERAAAASLERMAALEERLTRSIEYSTKIEQRLFDLQSRMPSTVIRRWLGRIPGLRPAYHVLRRASATGSARRKGRTIEINEEAESQGGPAELCA, encoded by the coding sequence ATGAGCCGCTGCCTCGTGGTCCTGGGAATGCATCGCAGTGGCACCTCGTGTGTCACGCGCATGCTGCACCACTTGGGCGTGTACTTGGGTGAGAACTACTGCACCGAACCGATGGCGAGCAACTTGATCGGCCATTGGGAAGCCCGCGACGTCGTGGCCATCAACGACGAAATATTGTCACAGTCGGGCGGCACCTGGCAGAATGTGCCGGCGAGCCTTGCCTGGAATACCGATTGCGAAAACAGAATGAGCCGCCTGTTGGCGCAGTTCGCCGCGCGGCCGCTGTTTGGCTGGAAGGATCCGCGCACTACGATCACCTTCCCAGCCTGGCAACGGCATTTGCCGGACTATGCCCTGTTGGCGTGCGTGCGGCACCCGTGGGCCGTGGCGCAAAGCCTTGCCGTGCGCGACGGACTCGACCTCGAAGAAGGACTGCGGTTGTGGACGATCTATAACCAGCATCTCTTGCGGCATGTTGCGACCGCGAAACACGTGTTCTGGTTCCCCTACGACCAGTCGCAGGCTGTCGTGCACGCGCACTTGCAGCGCCTGTGCGAGCACTTGCAGTTGCGCTGGAACTGCGAAACCGCCGCGCTATTCAACCCATATCTTTGCCACAATCGGGTTGACGATCGAGAACTCGTCGGCACCGAGGCGCTTTCCCTTTACGAGAAGCTGGTAAACATGTCGCGAGCGTCGCTCGGAGCGCAAACGGACGCCTGGACACCGCCCATTTCCGTCATTAGCGATTCGTTACCAGACAAGCCCTTGCTCGGCGAGCAGAACATCGCCGTGTCGCGCGAGCAGACGCTGCACGAGGTTCTACGGCAGGTGAACGCGGCGCAGCAAATGCAAACCCGCCGCATGCAGGCGTTGGAACGTGCGGCCGCGGCGAGCCTCGAGCGCATGGCAGCCCTCGAAGAACGGCTGACGCGCAGTATCGAATACAGCACGAAAATCGAGCAGCGACTGTTTGACCTGCAATCGCGTATGCCCAGCACCGTGATACGCCGGTGGTTGGGTCGTATACCTGGCCTGCGACCCGCATACCATGTTCTTCGGCGCGCGTCAGCGACCGGATCAGCGAGACGGAAGGGCCGCACCATCGAGATTAATGAAGAGGCGGAATCCCAGGGGGGACCGGCAGAACTCTGTGCCTGA
- a CDS encoding ABC transporter ATP-binding protein: MTLISLENVSLQFVVRQHGRISFKEYLLSGMFRRRANNQFLVKALNNINLSISEGERVGIIGHNGAGKSTMLKLMAGVYPPTEGRRTVHGHISSLFDIALGFEMDATGWENIQYRGYLLGETPRSIRAKMQPIADFSELGRFLDVPVRYYSAGMLVRLAFSISTSIEPDILIVDEVLSAGDMEFQAKARARMKALIASARAVVIVSHDMSSLAQLCDRVLWLDHGTIRLAGPTAQVIAAYTEQATQAARTQAA; this comes from the coding sequence ATGACTTTGATCTCGCTGGAAAATGTGAGCCTCCAGTTCGTCGTGCGGCAGCATGGACGAATCAGCTTCAAGGAATACCTGCTCAGCGGCATGTTCCGCCGCCGCGCGAACAATCAGTTTCTGGTCAAAGCGCTGAACAACATCAACCTGTCGATCAGCGAGGGAGAACGGGTCGGCATCATTGGCCACAACGGCGCCGGCAAAAGCACCATGCTCAAGCTCATGGCCGGCGTCTATCCGCCCACCGAGGGGCGCCGCACGGTACACGGCCATATCAGCTCGCTTTTCGACATCGCGCTCGGCTTCGAAATGGATGCCACCGGCTGGGAGAACATCCAGTATCGTGGTTATCTGCTGGGCGAAACGCCTCGCTCGATCCGCGCCAAGATGCAGCCGATCGCCGACTTCAGCGAGCTGGGGCGGTTCCTCGACGTGCCGGTGCGATACTATTCGGCCGGCATGCTGGTGCGTTTGGCCTTCTCGATTTCGACCTCGATCGAGCCTGATATTCTGATCGTCGACGAGGTGCTCAGTGCCGGCGATATGGAGTTTCAGGCCAAGGCCCGCGCGCGGATGAAAGCACTGATAGCAAGCGCTCGGGCCGTGGTCATCGTCAGTCATGACATGTCGTCACTAGCGCAACTGTGCGACCGCGTGCTATGGCTCGACCACGGCACGATTCGCCTGGCTGGACCGACGGCGCAGGTCATCGCTGCTTATACCGAGCAGGCCACGCAGGCCGCGCGAACGCAGGCGGCCTAG